A window from Variovorax sp. PBL-E5 encodes these proteins:
- the rpmG gene encoding 50S ribosomal protein L33, with protein sequence MATSKGGREKIKLESTAGTGHFYTTSKNKKTMPEKMSIMKFDPKARKHVEYKEIKLK encoded by the coding sequence ATGGCAACGAGCAAAGGCGGACGCGAAAAGATCAAGCTGGAATCCACCGCGGGTACCGGCCACTTCTATACCACCAGCAAAAACAAGAAGACGATGCCTGAAAAGATGTCGATCATGAAGTTCGACCCCAAGGCACGCAAGCACGTCGAATACAAGGAAATCAAGCTGAA